The nucleotide sequence ACACAGTGCCGGTGTGGCCTTCTAACCGATTCCGTTCTTGAATCCAAAACAGGGACTGCTGGAGCGCACTGAGCACCTGCGATCGCAATTCAGGCGTCTGCCATTCTGGCTCTAACGACTGAAAGAGCTGCCCGGCTTGGGTGGCCGATAACAGGGCATCAAACCGCTGATCGGAGAGAAATAACGCCTGGGCCGACTGATTGAGCGCTTTGAGTTGGGCTTGCTCGGCGCGTTTTTGGGCAGTTTGCGCCTGCCGCGATAGCCCCCAACTGGTGATGCCCATCGCCACGGCGAGTACCGACACGGCAGTCACCAGCTGCAGCCAGCGTTGTTGGCCCGCCATCGCAGCCTTCTGGCGTTCCAGTTCGACGGCCCGAGCCGCAGCTTCCACTTCCCCACTGGCGATGACATATCGATGGTGCAGCGCCGTGGGGCGAGGCTCTTGATCTTTGCCTTGGGCCAGGTAGTGATTAGCGCGATCGAGGTCGGCCCCCCGCAACAGGTAGCTCGTATCGAGTCCGTTGCGCTCCCATTCCAAGGCCCGCACTAAAATGCGCGTATGTGTCCGCACATAGTCCAGGTCTTGATCCAGAGCTTCGAGGAGATTTTTGAACCCCTGCTGAAAATCGTCTTGCGTGCGTAGAAAAATCCAATTCAGGCGGGCCAGTTCGGGATGGACTTGATCGGGTTGCACATCCTGACAGACGACAGGCACCAGCCGCTTGTTGTGTTTCAGGGCTTCTTCAATTTCCTGACCGCAGACCTTGGAAGCGACCGAATCAGGACTCAGTACGAAGACGAAGGTATCAGCCAGTTCAATCCCGAGCTGAATTTCCTGCCACCAGTCCACCGCGACGGGAATATTTTCCCAATCGACCCAGACTTCGCGCTTAGTTGCCTCCAAAGCACTGTGCAGTTCTTGCACAAATTCCTTATTACGCCGCGAGTAGGAAATGAAGACGTTAGCTTGCTTGGTGTCGCGGTCTAAGACTTGCCAAACATCGGTAGGCATTTGCCGACCCGACTTGGGGGCCAGCTTAACTCGATAAAAAGTGGTGCCCTGACGGTCAATGGTTTTGAGCAATCCCTGTTGGGTCAGGGTGTCAAGGCTGGCTTGGACCTGCTGCTGCGATTGATTGATGTTTTGGGCAATGGTTTCAGCCTGCGCTTCATAGTGACGCAGCAACCAATTCACGAGCGATTGTTGCTCCGGTGGCATGGTGAGAATGTCTGCCACCTTAAGTCCGGGCAGACGCGCCTGCCGTTTTCTCGGTTCACCTTTGAGTAGCGCATCTAGCGCATCATCTGGCATGGGCACTCCTGATTGCTGAGGCCACCGCCCCCCAATCAAGAGGCCAATGGCGGGAACTCCTTGCCTCTTATCATATCGGAGGAAGTTTTTCCGGCTGTGTAGCCTGAGTGGAACCGTTCACAATTATCGAGGAGGCCTGGTTCGCTCAACCCATGAGCATATTTTTGAGGTCTTGAATGAAGTCGGCGGGGCGGTTGTCTAGGTCGATCGCGGTGAGTAGCTCATCCGAGGTGTCAATCAGTTCCGCCAGTCGAGGATCTTCAATGGTTTTGCCTTCAACTACTTTGTACCGCAGCGCTTTCACAATGTCGTCGGCAATGCGTCCGGTGCCCGCCACAATCACAATTTCCCGCCCGGCGGCAACACTGGCATAGGCGTCGCTCACCGTCACTGAGCCGCCGTTGATCAAGATGGTCATGGACTCATGCTCGCCAGACAAATGGGTGGCAATCTTCGCAATCCAAGGCGATTCGTCGCCCCATTGCTCACCGGGGACTAGCAGACAGTGCGTATGGTTTGGCTCGAGCGTCGAGGCGTCGGGATGGGTGGCGGGCTGATCGGGCAAGTTGACCAGCGATCGCGGGGCCACCCCAATTAACGGAAAACTCGCGTTAATAGCTGTGCGGGCTTGTCCCATCAGGCGCATGACGCCCGCATCAGTGCCGCCATCCACGACATAGAGCTGCATCTCTTCGGCGAGGGGCGCTAAGACGCGATGAAAGAGGTCATCTAACTGAGTCTGTTGGTCGTTATCTAAGCCGCTGGCCCCACCCACAATGACCAGGGTCAAATGCGGCTGTCCTAAACCCGTTTCGTCAAAAAAACGGGTGACATCGTCGATTTGATCGACAAAGCCAACCTGAACCCCTTGATGGTCGGTTTTCGTTTCTTGTAATTGATAAATCTGAACGGGAGATGACATATATCCAAGTTGGATGCATAAATAGCTGAAATTTGCCCGCTCTGACGCCAGTCCGATGGCGGCTGCCCCCCAACCAGAAGCTGTCGCTAGCAGCGGTATATCACCCTAATCGAGCATTAATATGCCCAGCTTGACCGCTGGCAGAACTCGTATAGTTTCAGAACTCAATAGTACCCAAAGAAATTCAACCGGGTGCATAGGGCATCACATATTGATGAATCGCGACTATTGGGCGGTGGCTTGGGTGACCGACTCATCTTGATAGAGCGCCCAGTCGGGCTGGGGGCAGAGGCTCTTGCCACTCAGCAACCAGTGGCGGCGATCGCGCCATTCCCCAATCGCCTTGCAATGCCCAGCGGCGGCATGGATAAGCGGCCCCGACCATCCCGAGCCCCACCGGATTCGGCGACGGCCCAGTAAGCAAGAGATTTCGGGGCGGCTGCGGTCCCAGGGGGAAAGCAGGTACTATGATGTGAAAGAAAGCTTAACTTTTGTAAACATTTTGACTCCGGCTGTCAAACCCTCCCAAGTGATTTCTGGCGCTTCTGCGTGGCTGGCCCTTGACGTACTCTGGCAGGGCGGCGGCACTGTGGTGAAGCGAGGGTTGCCCCATGACCAGCTCTCGCCCGCCTGGCAAATTTTGCTGCTGGGGGATGGGTCACCGACTCGGCACTTGCAGTTACTCACCCGCGAGCGCACTGAGGTCGATGTGATTGACATGTCGGCCATTGGCATGGCCCCCGACGATGCGCCACAAATCATTGATGCGGTCCCTGGGCCTCGTCTGCGCCGTCAGGTGTGGCTACGAACATCGTCGGGGCAGCGGCTTGCCTATGCCACCTCATGGTGGGAAGCCAGCCATGTAGATGAGTATTTGCAAAATCGCTCGCTGCCCATTTGGGCCAGTCTCACCCGCATTCGCGCCGAACTGTATCGCGACATTCGGGGCATTCATTACGGCCATTCTCAACCGCTGGAAGTCGCATTTGGCGAACGGGGTCCCTTTTGGGGGCGGCATTACTTGTTCTGGCACAATGGCAAGCCGCTGACGCTGATTTACGAGGTCTTTTCCCCTTATCTGACGCGCTATCTGGGGCCGACACGGGCGGAAGTGCTGCCGCCGGAGCACTAATACTGCACTGGGTAGCCCCCACTAAATTGAGGCTGATACGGCGAGGCGGCGAGCTGGGGTTGAGATACAGGGGTCACGGTTGGGGCCACCTCGGTCTGCGCCAGGGTAATTTGTTCCTCGCTCCAGCGATGCACCATGGGTTGAACGGCCTGCCAGCGATGGGTGGTGGGATCGATCTGGTGGGCGATCGCGATCGCGGCATCCCGCTCCATCACGCTCCCCGAGTGCCACAATCGCTGGGCTTCATTCCACAGTCGTGTGGTTTCGCGTTCGACGGTGATTTGGTGCGCCAGTTGCTGAGATAACTCGGCAGCACCAGCCATCTGATCGAGCTGTTCTAGCTGCGCCAGTGATTGGTAGGCAGTGGCCCAATCCGCGGTGGCGAGGGCGGCCTGCGCTTGCGTATCGAGCGCTTGGGCCAGTTGCTGATGTTGCGTGTGGAGTTGGGCTTTCAGCGCTTGTGCGGCAGCAAAATCTGGACTCTGCCACGACACTTGTTCGACGAGGGCGATCGCCGTAGCCCAGTCTTCCGCAGTGGCGGCCTGTTGGGCTGCTTCCAGAGCGGTGCGAGACCACTGTTCCAGCAAATCTTGCCCTTCACTAAAGAGGGGATGGCTGACGGGCCAGCGGCTCACTTCAGCTACCGCCATTTGCCGCGCTTGCATGTCGCCAGCCGCGATCGCCCCTTGCCAGCAGGTCAACTGGTCGCGGGCCACATCGAGACTGGTCAAATCAGTGCAGTCGGGGGCGGGGGGCACCCCTACTAACTGGTCAAAGGCCAGCAGCGTCAGGTTGCCAGCGGCGACGGTCCCAGCCAACAGGCCGAGCGTCCAATGGCCAGACAGGCCCCCGAGGGTTTGGACCAGCAGTTGCCCCATCGACTCTGAGGGGCACAGCGTGACCGGGTCGGCGAAATCTGCTTCATCCGGGAGATCGTCGCTTTCGACTGCTAACGGCTGGGACTGCAGAAAGCGCTGCCACCCTGATAAATCTGCTGGGGCGGAGGCGATCGCGCTAGCAGTCAGGGGTGTGACGGGCTCAGACGCTGAGTAGGAAGAGGACACCATGACCACACGATGATGAGGGCATTCGCCTCATGTTTCACCCTGTCGTCGCGATCGCCCGGAGAAAACAGCGACCTAGTCGTGCAACTTAACGGAGCCCGATGGCAGCTAACAGCTTCAGCTGATCGGGGACGGGCACCAGGGTATTGGCCGTGAGCCAACCGCTGGCCGCCACCGCTGGCAAGCCAATGCCGGGAAAGGTGGAATCGCCGCCGCAGAGCAAGCCATCGAGGGGCGTCGTGGGGCCGGGGAAGATCGCTTGGCCAGCCGCGATCGCGGGGCCATAGCTACCCCGGTGTCGGCGCAAAAAGCGTTCGTGCGTGAGGGGGGTGCCGACGAGGGAAACTTCGACGCGATCGCGAATGTCGGGAATCACTCGCTCCAGGGCTTGCCACATGACTTGGGAACGTTCCGTCTTGAGTTGCTGGTAGGCGTCGCTGCGGCGATCGAGCCCTTGCCACAGGTCGTAGGGTTCGTTGCCGGGAGTGTAGACGTGGATCATGTCTTTGCCGGGGGGAGCCAGGGTGCGATCGAGGCGGGAGGGGATGGAGATGAGTACCACATTTTGCGGGGCGGTGACGCCCATTTCCCAGTCATTCACCACGATGTGATGGCAGGCCAAGTCATCGGGCAGGCCGGTGGCGTCGATGCCAAGATGGAGGTGCATGAAGCTGTCGCAGGGGGGCAGGTCTTGCCGCTGACGGCGCAGCGATCGCGTGGCGGGATGATCGGGCAGCAGTTTCAGCGTGTCCCAAATGGAAGCGTTAGAAACGACGGCGCGTTTGGCATGGAGGGTTTCACCGGAGCGGAGGCTGACACCGGAGGCGCGATCGCCTGTTACCAAAATTTCCTCGACGTGCGCCCCGAGACGGAGCGTGCCGCCGTGCTTTTCCAATCCCCGCACTAGGGCATCCACCAGGGCCGCACTGCCCCCGACGGGATAATCGAGCTGCACACCGGGGCGATACCAATCGGCAAACATGAAGGCCATCTCGGCAGCGCTAGTGCCAGACGCGGGCAGGCCCGATAGCAAGAAGCACAGCAGATCCAACCAATTACGGAGAAAGCGATCGCTCACCACTCGCTCCATCAGGCGGCTAAATGGCCCGGTGAGATCGAAAATGCGGGGGGCGTGGCGCAGCATCGGCCAGGCATAGGGTGCCGCTGTTTGTAAACCGCCCCAGTCAAAGCGCAGCGCTGCCGGGGGCAAGGCGACGACAGCTTCGCCATAGGGCTGCATGAAGGTTTGGAGGGCGCGCCATTGGGCGATCGCGTCGGCTCCCCGCAACTCGCCCAACACCTCACAAAACTGATCGGCCCCGACCTGAGTATCAAAGGTGCCTTCGGGTAGGCAGCAGCCCCAGGTGTCATAGGTATGCCACTCAGGGGCTTCGCCAATGGCATCGAACACGTGGCGCAGCGGATTGTGGGAAGGACGGTAGGACAGCCCGGAATAGAGCGATGGCCCGGAGTCGAAGGTGAAGCCGTCTCGCTCAAAGCCGTGGGCGGCCCCACCGGGAATCGTGTGGCTTTCGCACACCACTACATCGAGTCCGTAACGGGCTAATAAAGCCGCACAGCTCAGGCCCCCGATGCCACTGCCAATCACCACCACGTCTGTTTTCATTCGGTTCTCAATCGCCCATTTTTCTCTTAGTGTGGCGAAAATTTGGCGGGGCTGTAAAGGCGAGGGGAAAGGGGGCGATCGCGGGCCAATTTGGGCTAAGGCGGTGTTGATATCGGCCCTCCATGTCGGAATTCTTTATCTAGGGGTTAAAACTGAGAGGAGAGTTGTTGACTTGCCCCGCATAATTTGATGAGCACTAAGCGATTTCGGGTGGCCTTTTCCTTTGCCGGAGAAAAGCGCGCCTTTGTTGAACGGGTAGCGGCGCTACTGGCCGACTGTTTTGGCGAAGCGCAGATTCTCTACGACAAATATTGCGAAGCGGAATTTGCTCGTTACGACCTGGGCATCTATTTGCCGCGACTCTACAGCGAACAGTCTGATCTGATTGTGCCGGTGCTGTGCTCAAACTACGACCAGAAACACTGGACTGGCTGGGAATGGGTGCATATCTACGGCTTGCTGACAAAAACTGACGGCGAGCGGGTAATGCCCTGTCGCTTTGACTATGCCACTGCCGATGGGCTCAGCC is from Leptolyngbya iicbica LK and encodes:
- a CDS encoding chorismate lyase, which translates into the protein MKESLTFVNILTPAVKPSQVISGASAWLALDVLWQGGGTVVKRGLPHDQLSPAWQILLLGDGSPTRHLQLLTRERTEVDVIDMSAIGMAPDDAPQIIDAVPGPRLRRQVWLRTSSGQRLAYATSWWEASHVDEYLQNRSLPIWASLTRIRAELYRDIRGIHYGHSQPLEVAFGERGPFWGRHYLFWHNGKPLTLIYEVFSPYLTRYLGPTRAEVLPPEH
- a CDS encoding phytoene desaturase family protein; translated protein: MKTDVVVIGSGIGGLSCAALLARYGLDVVVCESHTIPGGAAHGFERDGFTFDSGPSLYSGLSYRPSHNPLRHVFDAIGEAPEWHTYDTWGCCLPEGTFDTQVGADQFCEVLGELRGADAIAQWRALQTFMQPYGEAVVALPPAALRFDWGGLQTAAPYAWPMLRHAPRIFDLTGPFSRLMERVVSDRFLRNWLDLLCFLLSGLPASGTSAAEMAFMFADWYRPGVQLDYPVGGSAALVDALVRGLEKHGGTLRLGAHVEEILVTGDRASGVSLRSGETLHAKRAVVSNASIWDTLKLLPDHPATRSLRRQRQDLPPCDSFMHLHLGIDATGLPDDLACHHIVVNDWEMGVTAPQNVVLISIPSRLDRTLAPPGKDMIHVYTPGNEPYDLWQGLDRRSDAYQQLKTERSQVMWQALERVIPDIRDRVEVSLVGTPLTHERFLRRHRGSYGPAIAAGQAIFPGPTTPLDGLLCGGDSTFPGIGLPAVAASGWLTANTLVPVPDQLKLLAAIGLR